ATATCCCGCTTGCTCTCGTAGTTCCTTTATTCTAATTCCCGGTGTTATCATGGCATAACCTCACTTTTGATTTAGTTTAACTCACATTCAAGATAAGCGCCTTATTTTATATGTCTATTAACTAACTTTAAAGTCTACTTTACTGTACAATCAATTTAAAACATGTTAAAATGTTTTAAAAGATAACAGGAGGAAAAAGAAATGGAAGCAAGCAAAAAGAAAACAATTGCTATTGTTATTTTAGTTGTTTTAGTTGTATTTGGTATTATGTTTGGCGCTAAAGAGTTTGGGCAAAAACAAAACGCGCAATCTATTGCCGCCAATAAAGCTACTATAGATAAAGCGGTAGAAAGTAGCAATATAGCTAAAGAATCTAAAGAACTATTCGAAAAATATAAAGCGCTAGGCGAAAAATATGAGACATGTATAAAGGAATTAGAGGATAAGATAAATCGTGGCGAAGCAATAACAGCCGAAGAAGAAGCATAGTATAACCAACTGAAAAAAGAATATGACGAGCTAAATAGGCAAAGTGAAGAATATGATAAAAAAAAGGAAGAGTTTAATAAAAAATATGAAACGGAGTAAAGAAATGAAAAAGAAAACTATTGTATTATTAGTTGTAATTACTAGTGTTTTCTTTCTAGCGGGTTGTGGAAATAGTAACCCTACTGCTAAAACAAAAGAAATGCAGAACATTGAATTAGTTGGACAAGAAGTTATAAGCCATGATACTTTTGGTTATTGGAATACCTCTTTTACCATGAAAAATAATACAGATAGCCCTGTAAACACTATATGTGTAATTCTTAACGAGTTAGACAAAGATGGTAATATAATTGGGACTACATACCCGCTTGACCCATCAATTGTGGAACCGGGACAAACTGTAAAAGTGAAGTGCACACATAAAGACGATACAGGAATAGCAAGTGTAAAAGCCGTAGAAGTTCATTATCAAAAAGGAACCCAAAAACCTTCTGAAGATATCGGCAGTGAAAATTATAGAGAATTTTATTTACAAGACACGG
This portion of the Eubacterium sp. 1001713B170207_170306_E7 genome encodes:
- a CDS encoding FxLYD domain-containing protein, with protein sequence MKKKTIVLLVVITSVFFLAGCGNSNPTAKTKEMQNIELVGQEVISHDTFGYWNTSFTMKNNTDSPVNTICVILNELDKDGNIIGTTYPLDPSIVEPGQTVKVKCTHKDDTGIASVKAVEVHYQKGTQKPSEDIGSENYREFYLQDTEPLPLQ